In the genome of Chloroflexota bacterium, one region contains:
- a CDS encoding flippase-like domain-containing protein, whose amino-acid sequence MTDSEKTLQEKSIWRSMLPGMLISLLALLVLFRLFDWQEVWLAVRQAEWGYLLLAVPFYAASYFLRALAWYLILQKTVPYRKVFFAMHTGYLLNNVLPFRLGELGRVYILGRDGPGFWRIFPSVLIERAFDMAFAAALLLGSLPFVLQTSNAQQVALIVGGVVVFGFVVLYLLARYRQWALKQFECLGERWPLILRLGKERFESFLEGLGALTSPGRFLQIFVLITGGWIFAVLIQFLFLRAFYANAKIIHATFALGVSAMGVAIPSSPGYVGVYEAAIVGALAVFGIPFSTAFAFAVTAHLAYVLITGVLGAYGLSSSNLSIGQIFQNLKRLKP is encoded by the coding sequence ATGACTGATTCAGAGAAAACACTACAAGAGAAAAGTATTTGGCGCAGTATGTTGCCCGGTATGCTTATCAGCCTATTGGCGCTGCTGGTGCTTTTTCGTCTGTTTGACTGGCAAGAAGTGTGGCTGGCCGTGCGTCAGGCCGAATGGGGCTATTTGTTGCTGGCTGTGCCATTTTATGCGGCTTCTTATTTTTTGCGCGCCTTGGCCTGGTATCTGATTCTACAAAAAACAGTGCCGTATCGCAAAGTTTTCTTCGCCATGCACACCGGATATTTGCTCAATAATGTGTTGCCTTTCCGTCTCGGCGAGTTAGGGCGCGTCTATATTTTGGGCCGCGATGGGCCGGGTTTTTGGCGAATTTTTCCATCGGTTCTGATTGAGCGGGCGTTTGATATGGCCTTTGCCGCCGCGCTGCTCTTGGGATCGTTGCCGTTTGTGCTGCAAACATCCAACGCCCAGCAAGTGGCGCTGATCGTCGGCGGGGTGGTCGTCTTCGGATTTGTGGTGCTATATTTACTGGCGCGCTATCGTCAGTGGGCCTTGAAGCAGTTCGAGTGTCTGGGCGAACGCTGGCCGCTGATCTTGCGTTTAGGCAAAGAGCGTTTCGAATCATTTTTAGAAGGTCTCGGCGCGCTCACCTCTCCAGGTCGTTTTTTGCAAATCTTTGTTTTGATCACAGGCGGCTGGATTTTCGCAGTGCTGATTCAATTCCTGTTTCTGCGCGCTTTCTATGCCAATGCCAAAATCATTCACGCCACATTTGCGCTGGGCGTTTCTGCTATGGGGGTAGCCATTCCCTCCTCGCCGGGATATGTAGGTGTGTACGAAGCCGCCATTGTCGGCGCGCTGGCTGTGTTTGGTATTCCGTTTTCAACTGCTTTTGCCTTCGCCGTCACTGCCCATCTGGCGTATGTGTTGATTACCGGGGTGCTGGGTGCGTATGGTTTGTCCAGCAGCAATCTGTCGATTGGACAGATCTTTCAAAACCTGAAGCGTTTGAAGCCATAA
- a CDS encoding class I SAM-dependent methyltransferase gives MKSSQPSTLNFQPPKDYLWENLSTLPYFRALLRAVEARAYIDIDLPAPTLDLGCGDGHFAPIAFPRPLEVGIDPWWEPLLEAGKRDAYQGLAQSDGAAMPFPDGYFSSAVSNSVLEHVPHLDEVLAETARVLQPDAAFIFCVPNHNFLATLSISRFFDRLGLRKFGDAYRAFFNRISRHHHCDSPEVWQARLDKAGFEIVRWWHYFSPGALHTLEWGHYFGLPAWVSKLFFGRWILSPTRWNLALTRRLVEPYYNEPSERDDGAYSFYITRRR, from the coding sequence ATGAAATCGTCTCAACCTTCAACCCTCAACTTTCAACCCCCAAAAGATTACCTTTGGGAGAACCTCAGCACGCTCCCCTACTTCCGTGCCCTGCTGCGCGCCGTGGAAGCACGCGCCTATATTGATATTGACCTACCCGCGCCGACTCTTGATTTAGGCTGCGGTGATGGACACTTTGCCCCGATTGCATTTCCGCGTCCCCTCGAAGTAGGTATAGACCCCTGGTGGGAGCCGCTGCTCGAAGCTGGGAAACGGGATGCCTACCAGGGGTTGGCACAGTCCGATGGGGCGGCGATGCCTTTCCCCGATGGTTATTTTTCCAGCGCGGTCAGCAACTCGGTACTTGAGCACGTTCCCCATCTCGATGAAGTCCTCGCCGAAACCGCCCGTGTGCTGCAACCCGACGCAGCGTTCATCTTTTGTGTGCCGAATCACAATTTTTTAGCGACTCTCTCAATAAGCCGCTTCTTTGATCGCTTGGGTCTACGCAAGTTTGGGGATGCCTATCGTGCATTTTTCAATCGCATCTCACGCCATCATCATTGTGATTCGCCCGAAGTGTGGCAGGCACGGCTTGACAAGGCTGGTTTCGAGATTGTGCGCTGGTGGCATTATTTCTCTCCGGGGGCATTGCACACCCTCGAGTGGGGTCACTATTTCGGGTTGCCTGCCTGGGTTAGCAAGTTGTTCTTCGGACGCTGGATTCTCTCTCCAACCCGCTGGAATCTCGCTCTTACGCGTCGCCTTGTGGAACCCTACTACAATGAGCCGTCGGAGCGTGACGATGGGGCTTACTCATTCTATATCACTCGCAGGCGATAA
- a CDS encoding decaprenyl-phosphate phosphoribosyltransferase has product MLTALLKTMRPKQWAKNVFLFVAIIFDRKLTNLPAFLHLLAGFMVFSLLASVVYIINDIADVEADRQHPKKCKRPIAAGKLSIPAAWASAIIILLVALPAAYMLSPNFAAIGIFYLLLNLTYSKWIKHIVLLDIIVLASFYVIRVAAGVALIEVERFSPWLYIFTTFLALLIGAGKRRAELGLLAEGNNAHRRVLDGYTLEFLDQLITLASGMTIITYSLYTFSAPNLPDNHAMMLTIPFILYSIFRYQYLIQVKNTGGAPEDVILSDCPIQLSIALYGLTVLVIFYIS; this is encoded by the coding sequence ATGCTGACTGCCCTGCTCAAAACCATGCGCCCCAAACAATGGGCCAAAAATGTTTTTCTCTTCGTGGCGATCATCTTTGATCGCAAGCTGACCAATCTCCCGGCTTTTTTGCACTTGCTGGCCGGGTTCATGGTTTTTAGTCTGCTGGCAAGCGTGGTCTACATCATCAATGATATTGCCGATGTCGAAGCCGACCGCCAGCACCCTAAAAAATGCAAACGCCCCATCGCCGCCGGGAAACTATCCATACCCGCGGCCTGGGCTTCTGCGATTATCATTCTGCTGGTAGCCTTGCCCGCGGCCTATATGCTCTCGCCCAATTTCGCGGCAATTGGAATTTTCTACCTGTTACTCAATCTGACTTACTCCAAATGGATCAAACATATCGTGCTGCTCGACATCATCGTGCTGGCCTCCTTCTATGTGATTCGTGTGGCCGCTGGAGTCGCCCTGATTGAGGTCGAGCGGTTCTCGCCCTGGCTGTATATTTTCACAACTTTCCTCGCGCTGTTGATCGGCGCCGGTAAACGCCGTGCTGAACTCGGTTTGCTGGCAGAGGGCAATAATGCCCACCGCCGCGTTCTCGATGGCTATACGCTTGAATTTCTTGACCAACTCATCACTCTGGCATCCGGCATGACTATCATCACCTACAGCCTGTACACCTTCTCGGCCCCCAACCTGCCCGACAATCACGCCATGATGCTGACGATACCTTTCATTCTGTACAGCATCTTCCGTTACCAGTATCTCATCCAGGTCAAAAACACCGGCGGCGCGCCCGAAGATGTGATTCTCTCCGATTGCCCCATCCAGCTATCTATCGCCCTCTACGGACTAACGGTGCTGGTCATTTTCTACATCTCCTAA
- the mvk gene encoding mevalonate kinase has translation MPAFTATAPGKIILFGEHAVVYGQPAIAVPVMQARARATITPNIRGNAGAVRILAPDIGLDKMLDELDSAHALVAAIEGVTNALGVTRIPACTLKVSSSIPVASGLGSGAAVSVAVIRALAGYLGKPLPNEQISTLAYEVEKIHHGTPSGIDNTVITFAQPVNFKRELPSPRGRGAGSEGIIETFHIAKPFTIIIADTGISSPTKETVGDVRGGWQAEAARYERLFAAIGSITRAARQAIESGHPERLGPLMNENHELLGEMRVSSPELDRLVQAARAAGALGAKLSGGGRGGNMITLVDAENAETISAALRGAGAVRTILTCVGD, from the coding sequence ATGCCTGCATTTACTGCCACGGCCCCCGGAAAAATCATCCTATTTGGCGAACATGCGGTTGTCTACGGGCAGCCAGCGATTGCCGTGCCAGTGATGCAGGCGCGCGCCAGAGCAACCATCACGCCAAATATTCGCGGGAACGCGGGCGCAGTGCGGATTCTCGCCCCGGACATCGGTCTGGACAAAATGCTGGACGAACTCGACTCAGCCCATGCGTTGGTTGCCGCTATCGAAGGCGTGACCAACGCCCTGGGCGTGACTCGCATTCCGGCCTGCACCCTCAAGGTGAGTTCCAGCATTCCGGTGGCCTCCGGTCTCGGGTCTGGAGCCGCCGTATCGGTAGCCGTCATTCGGGCATTGGCGGGCTATCTCGGCAAGCCCCTCCCCAACGAGCAGATATCCACACTGGCTTACGAAGTCGAAAAAATCCACCACGGCACGCCCTCAGGGATTGATAACACCGTCATCACCTTCGCTCAGCCGGTGAATTTCAAAAGAGAACTCCCCTCTCCCCGTGGGAGAGGGGCAGGGAGTGAGGGCATTATTGAAACCTTCCACATCGCCAAACCTTTTACTATCATCATTGCCGATACCGGCATCAGCAGCCCCACCAAAGAGACAGTCGGCGACGTGCGCGGCGGCTGGCAAGCAGAGGCCGCGCGCTACGAACGGCTTTTCGCCGCCATCGGAAGCATTACTCGTGCCGCCCGGCAAGCCATTGAAAGCGGACACCCTGAACGCCTCGGCCCATTAATGAACGAAAACCATGAACTGCTGGGTGAGATGCGCGTCTCCTCGCCAGAGCTAGACCGGCTGGTGCAAGCAGCCCGCGCCGCGGGGGCATTGGGTGCCAAACTCTCTGGCGGTGGGCGTGGCGGCAATATGATTACCCTGGTCGATGCCGAAAACGCCGAAACCATTAGCGCAGCGCTACGCGGGGCGGGTGCTGTCCGTACAATTCTGACCTGCGTGGGAGATTGA
- a CDS encoding NAD-dependent epimerase/dehydratase family protein produces MSKKYLVTGGAGFIGSNYVNRLLRRGERVTVFDNLSRAGAKLNLNWLQSTHGVGSFFLVAADVGDVESLKDAARGVDVIVHLAGQVAVTSSVLDPRKDFLDNALGTFNLLEAARLSGRLPAVLYASTNKVYGGMDDTTVREAATCYAYADLPHGVPETQPLDFHSPYGCSKGAGDQYVRDYARIYELPTVVLRQSCIYGLRQFGIEDQGWVAWFVIAALLGKPITIYGDGKQVRDVLFIEDLLDAYDAAIANIATASGQVYNIGGGPQNTLSIWAEFGPLLENLLGAKIPIARADWRPGDQRVYVSDIRKAERELGWQPKVSVEQGVRRLFSWVQTNKSLFV; encoded by the coding sequence ATGTCGAAAAAATATCTTGTGACCGGTGGAGCGGGATTCATCGGGTCAAACTATGTTAATCGCTTGCTACGTCGTGGGGAGCGCGTCACAGTTTTTGATAACTTATCCCGCGCTGGGGCGAAGCTCAACCTGAATTGGTTGCAATCCACCCATGGGGTGGGTTCGTTTTTTTTGGTGGCAGCCGATGTGGGGGATGTGGAATCACTCAAGGATGCAGCCCGCGGCGTTGATGTGATTGTCCACCTGGCCGGGCAGGTTGCCGTGACCAGCTCGGTGCTGGATCCCCGCAAAGATTTTTTGGACAACGCCCTGGGGACATTCAACCTGCTCGAAGCGGCGCGGTTATCCGGACGGCTGCCTGCCGTCTTGTACGCATCCACCAATAAAGTCTACGGCGGCATGGATGACACAACCGTGCGAGAAGCTGCGACCTGTTACGCCTATGCCGACCTGCCTCACGGTGTTCCCGAAACGCAACCGCTCGATTTTCACTCACCCTACGGATGCAGCAAAGGCGCCGGTGACCAATATGTGCGTGATTACGCCCGCATCTATGAATTACCCACCGTAGTGCTGCGCCAGAGCTGCATTTACGGCCTGCGGCAGTTTGGCATCGAAGATCAGGGCTGGGTGGCGTGGTTTGTGATCGCAGCGTTGCTGGGTAAACCGATCACAATTTACGGCGATGGCAAGCAGGTGCGTGACGTACTTTTCATCGAAGATTTACTTGATGCCTACGACGCAGCGATTGCCAATATCGCTACGGCCTCCGGGCAAGTCTACAATATCGGCGGCGGCCCGCAGAATACCCTCTCGATCTGGGCGGAGTTTGGCCCGCTGCTCGAAAATTTACTTGGTGCAAAAATCCCCATCGCCCGCGCCGATTGGCGCCCCGGCGACCAACGCGTCTACGTCTCCGACATTCGCAAAGCCGAGCGTGAGTTGGGCTGGCAGCCGAAAGTCAGCGTTGAACAGGGTGTCCGCCGACTGTTTAGCTGGGTACAAACGAATAAATCATTATTCGTGTAA
- a CDS encoding CopG family transcriptional regulator produces the protein MIRTQIQLTEDQHKFLREKAAEYHISMAELIRRSVNLFAEQQVGPSREELKRRALSIGAYHDIEGATDVSINHDKYLAEIYAEIGGNDDDLD, from the coding sequence ATGATTCGCACACAAATCCAATTGACCGAAGATCAACACAAATTCTTGCGCGAGAAGGCCGCTGAATATCATATCTCGATGGCTGAATTAATCCGCCGTAGCGTGAATTTGTTCGCCGAACAACAGGTCGGCCCCAGCCGGGAGGAACTCAAACGTCGGGCGCTGTCCATCGGCGCATACCACGACATCGAAGGCGCCACCGATGTTTCCATCAACCACGATAAATACCTGGCAGAAATCTATGCTGAAATTGGCGGCAACGATGATGATCTTGATTGA
- the lepA gene encoding elongation factor 4: MDIQYIRNFSIIAHIDHGKSTLADRLLQVTGTISERDMMAQVLDTMDLEREKGVTIKASAVRMSYSASDGATYELNLIDTPGHVDFGYEVSRAMYACEGALLIVDASQGIEAQTLANLYMAMEADLEIIPVINKIDLPAARPDEVAAEISNLLGTPEDEILKISAKSGINVEAVLAAVVERVPPPKGVPENPLRALIFDSHYDPYKGVVAYVRVFDGEIQPTDQLHLMATKSTLSPVEIGLFSPQMKAVKKLATGEVGYIATGLKSVNECRVGDTVTLANRQAEKPLPGYQQVKPMVFAGIYPVEGEDYEDLRDALAKLQLNDASLVYQPETSQALNFGFRCGFLGLFHMEIIQERLEREYDLDIIATAPSVEYEVLLRNGQTIRIDSPAELPEDGEIEEVREPWMKIQIFTPTDYYGVVMELATSRRGIFIDQDYPTANRVQLNFDIPLSELIIDFFDYLKSGTRGYASLDYQFAEYRVDDLIKLEVLVNREPVDALAMIVHRDAAYRRGQAFVTKLKELIPRQMFAVPIQASAGGRVISRANIKAMRKDVLAKCYGGDVSRKRKLLEKQKKGKKRMKSVGNVEIPQEAFLAVLRLRDD, translated from the coding sequence ATGGACATTCAATACATCCGTAATTTCAGTATTATTGCGCATATCGACCACGGCAAATCTACGCTGGCCGATCGCCTGTTGCAAGTCACCGGCACCATCTCTGAGCGCGACATGATGGCCCAGGTTTTGGATACGATGGATTTGGAGCGCGAGAAGGGCGTCACTATCAAGGCCTCGGCGGTGCGCATGAGCTATTCGGCTTCCGATGGCGCAACCTATGAACTCAACCTGATCGATACTCCCGGTCATGTCGATTTCGGCTACGAAGTTAGCCGCGCCATGTATGCCTGCGAGGGCGCGCTTCTGATAGTAGATGCTTCGCAGGGCATCGAAGCTCAAACCCTGGCGAATCTCTATATGGCGATGGAAGCCGATCTGGAGATTATTCCGGTCATCAATAAAATCGATCTGCCCGCGGCGCGGCCCGATGAAGTTGCCGCAGAGATCAGCAATTTGTTGGGGACTCCGGAAGATGAAATTCTCAAAATCTCGGCCAAATCGGGCATCAATGTAGAAGCGGTGTTGGCTGCCGTTGTCGAGCGGGTACCACCCCCAAAGGGAGTCCCCGAAAACCCCCTGCGGGCGTTGATCTTCGATTCGCACTACGATCCCTATAAGGGCGTTGTTGCTTATGTGCGCGTCTTCGATGGCGAAATCCAACCCACTGATCAATTGCATTTGATGGCAACAAAATCCACCCTCTCGCCCGTAGAAATCGGACTTTTTTCACCGCAAATGAAAGCTGTGAAAAAACTAGCTACAGGCGAAGTTGGCTACATTGCCACCGGTCTGAAGAGCGTCAACGAGTGCCGCGTGGGCGATACAGTAACGCTTGCCAACCGTCAGGCAGAAAAACCATTACCAGGTTACCAGCAAGTCAAGCCGATGGTATTCGCGGGTATCTACCCAGTGGAGGGCGAAGATTACGAAGATTTGCGTGACGCTCTGGCGAAGTTGCAACTCAACGATGCTTCATTGGTCTACCAACCAGAGACTTCACAGGCGCTCAATTTTGGCTTCCGCTGCGGCTTTTTGGGCCTCTTCCACATGGAAATTATTCAGGAGCGTCTCGAGCGCGAATATGATCTGGATATTATTGCCACCGCGCCTTCGGTAGAATATGAAGTGTTGCTGCGGAATGGGCAGACGATCCGGATCGATTCGCCTGCCGAATTACCCGAAGACGGTGAGATCGAAGAAGTGCGCGAGCCATGGATGAAAATTCAGATATTTACGCCGACAGATTATTACGGTGTTGTTATGGAATTAGCCACTTCGCGGCGCGGTATTTTCATCGACCAGGATTACCCCACTGCCAATCGTGTGCAGTTGAATTTTGATATTCCGCTTTCCGAATTAATCATCGATTTCTTTGACTATCTCAAATCGGGCACGCGCGGCTATGCCTCGCTGGATTATCAGTTTGCCGAATACCGCGTCGATGATCTGATTAAGCTCGAAGTACTGGTCAATAGAGAACCGGTCGATGCGCTGGCAATGATCGTCCACCGCGATGCTGCCTATCGCCGGGGGCAGGCCTTTGTGACGAAGTTGAAAGAACTCATTCCACGCCAAATGTTCGCTGTGCCCATCCAGGCATCGGCGGGCGGGCGGGTGATTTCGCGGGCCAATATTAAAGCCATGCGCAAAGATGTACTTGCCAAGTGTTACGGTGGCGATGTCTCCCGCAAGCGCAAACTGCTCGAAAAACAGAAGAAGGGCAAGAAACGCATGAAGAGTGTGGGAAATGTAGAAATACCGCAAGAAGCTTTTCTGGCGGTATTGCGATTACGTGATGACTGA
- a CDS encoding type II toxin-antitoxin system VapC family toxin, protein MLKLAATMMILIDTSALLALLSLQDSLHPIARQTWDYFVEEDIPIYANNYLLVEAYALLQNRLGMSAIRDLQKKIVPWLHIEWVSVHQHQEIVDAFLVANRRRLSLVDCASFATMRQLGIHTAFTFDPHFAEQGFDVVPALSPSS, encoded by the coding sequence ATGCTGAAATTGGCGGCAACGATGATGATCTTGATTGATACATCGGCCTTGCTTGCCCTGTTGTCATTGCAAGATAGTTTGCATCCAATCGCCAGACAAACCTGGGATTATTTCGTTGAAGAAGACATCCCAATTTACGCGAACAATTATTTGCTGGTCGAAGCCTATGCGTTACTCCAAAATCGCCTGGGGATGAGCGCCATCCGCGACTTACAAAAGAAGATCGTTCCCTGGCTGCATATAGAGTGGGTCAGCGTCCATCAACATCAAGAGATCGTCGATGCTTTTCTGGTCGCCAACCGCCGCCGGTTGAGCCTAGTGGACTGCGCCAGTTTTGCCACCATGCGCCAACTGGGGATTCACACGGCCTTCACATTCGATCCACATTTCGCCGAACAAGGCTTCGATGTTGTTCCGGCCTTATCGCCTTCTTCCTGA
- a CDS encoding glycosyltransferase family 4 protein produces the protein MRILTVLTYYRPHTSGLTIYVERLAKTLVKQGHHVTVLTSQYEKTLAREEICEGVRVVRAPVLFRVSKGVIMPAFGYLAWKLALEHDVIHLHLPQFDAAGVALRGRLLRKPTVITYHCDLELPTGFFNRLVNAVVHSMNHLAGRFTHRIGAYTQDFASHSPYLMRFAEKVRVILPPVELPAASIEDASAFQAEHNPEGRRPVIGMATRFASEKGVEILLDALPKVLARYSDMLVLYAGQYADVMGEEAYFARLSPVIEQYQAHGQWKFLGVLNPIQMSTFYPALDVLVVPSLNSTETFGLVQIEAMLNGVPAVASNLPGVRQPPTMTGMGLVVPIGDADALADALLEIFANPEKFKGNPTEIARTFEPRANAQAYEKLYRELLNELGD, from the coding sequence ATGCGCATCCTCACCGTCCTCACCTATTACCGCCCCCACACTAGCGGCCTGACTATTTATGTGGAACGCCTTGCGAAAACATTAGTGAAACAAGGTCATCACGTCACCGTACTGACCTCGCAATATGAGAAAACTCTGGCGCGTGAAGAAATTTGCGAGGGTGTGCGCGTGGTGCGCGCTCCCGTGCTTTTCCGCGTCAGCAAGGGTGTGATTATGCCTGCCTTCGGCTATCTGGCTTGGAAGCTGGCCTTAGAGCATGATGTTATTCACCTGCACCTGCCGCAGTTTGATGCTGCTGGGGTTGCCCTGCGTGGGCGGTTGCTGCGTAAACCCACGGTGATTACCTATCATTGTGATCTGGAATTACCGACAGGCTTTTTTAATCGTCTGGTCAATGCGGTCGTGCATAGCATGAATCATCTGGCTGGCCGATTTACGCATCGCATCGGTGCATACACCCAAGATTTCGCTTCTCATTCCCCATATCTGATGCGTTTCGCTGAAAAAGTACGCGTGATTCTGCCTCCGGTGGAATTGCCCGCGGCCAGTATTGAAGATGCATCTGCTTTCCAGGCGGAACACAACCCCGAGGGGCGCCGCCCGGTGATTGGCATGGCGACGCGCTTTGCATCTGAGAAGGGTGTCGAAATTCTGCTGGATGCCTTGCCCAAAGTGTTGGCACGATATTCCGATATGCTGGTGTTGTATGCCGGTCAATATGCAGATGTGATGGGCGAAGAAGCCTATTTTGCGCGTTTGTCTCCCGTGATTGAGCAGTATCAGGCCCACGGGCAGTGGAAATTCCTCGGGGTGCTGAATCCAATCCAAATGTCCACGTTTTACCCCGCGCTGGATGTACTCGTCGTCCCCAGTCTGAATTCCACCGAGACTTTTGGGTTGGTGCAAATTGAAGCCATGCTCAACGGCGTCCCCGCGGTGGCCTCCAATCTTCCCGGGGTGCGCCAACCCCCGACGATGACTGGCATGGGCCTGGTCGTCCCTATCGGCGACGCGGATGCCCTGGCCGACGCGCTGTTGGAAATTTTTGCCAATCCTGAAAAATTTAAAGGCAACCCCACAGAAATCGCCCGCACCTTTGAACCGCGCGCCAACGCCCAGGCATATGAAAAGCTGTATCGAGAATTGCTGAATGAACTTGGTGATTAG